A genomic region of Macaca mulatta isolate MMU2019108-1 chromosome 5, T2T-MMU8v2.0, whole genome shotgun sequence contains the following coding sequences:
- the GPR78 gene encoding G-protein coupled receptor 78, which translates to MGLGETLLAGLLVMVLAVALLSNALVLLCCAYSSKLRTRASGVLLVNLSLGHLLLAALDMPFTLLGVMRGRPPSAPGACQAIGFLDTFLASNAALSVAALSADQWLAVGFPLRYAGRLRPRDAGLLLGCAWGQSLVFSVAALGCSWLGYSSAFASCSLRLPPEPERPRFAAFTATLHAMGFALPLAVLCLTSLRVHRVARSHCQRMDIVTMKALMLLADLHPSVRQRCLIQQKRRRHRATRKIGISIASFLICFAPYVVTRLAELAPFVTVNAHWGILSKCLAYSKAAADPFTYSLLRRSFRQVLARMARRLLKRTPRPASTHNSSLDLASMVQQVLKRTPHPASTHNSSLDAENDSCLQQTH; encoded by the exons ATGGGCCTCGGCGAGACCCTGCTGGCGGGGCTGCTGGTGATGGTGCTGGCTGTGGCGCTGCTATCCAACGCACTGGTGCTGCTTTGTTGCGCCTACAGCTCTAAGCTCCGCACTCGCGCCTCGGGCGTCCTCCTGGTGAATCTGTCGCTGGGCCACCTGCTGCTGGCCGCGCTGGACATGCCCTTCACGCTGCTTGGTGTGATGCGCGGGCGGCCACCGTCGGCGCCCGGCGCGTGCCAAGCCATCGGCTTCCTGGACACCTTCCTGGCGTCCAACGCGGCGCTGAGCGTGGCGGCGCTCAGCGCAGACCAGTGGCTGGCCGTTGGCTTCCCGCTGCGCTACGCTGGACGCCTGCGACCGCGCGATGCCGGCCTGCTGCTGGGCTGTGCCTGGGGACAGTCGCTGGTCTTCTCGGTCGCTGCTCTTGGTTGCTCGTGGCTCGGCTACAGCAGCGCCTTCGCGTCCTGCTCGCTGCGCCTGCCACCCGAGCCTGAGCGCCCGCGCTTCGCAGCCTTCACCGCCACACTCCATGCCATGGGCTTCGCGCTGCCGCTGGCGGTGCTCTGCCTCACCTCGCTCCGGGTGCACCGGGTGGCGCGCAGCCACTGCCAGCGCATGGATATCGTTACCATGAAGGCGCTCATGCTGCTTGCCGACCTGCACCCCAG TGTGCGGCAGCGCTGCCTCATCCAGCAGAAGCGGCGCCGCCACCGGGCCACCAGGAAGATTGGCATCTCTATTGCGAGCTTCCTCATCTGCTTTGCCCCGTATGTCGTGACCAG GCTGGCGGAGCTCGCGCCCTTCGTCACCGTGAACGCCCACTGGGGCATCCTCAGCAAGTGCCTGGCCTACAGCAAGGCGGCGGCCGACCCGTTCACGTACTCTCTGCTCCGCCGGTCGTTCCGCCAAGTCCTGGCCCGCATGGCGCGCCGGCTGCTGAAGAGAACCCCGCGCCCGGCGTCCACCCACAACAGCTCCCTggacctggccagcatggtgcaGCAGGTGCTGAAGAGAACCCCGCACCCGGCGTCCACCCACAACAGCTCCCTGGACGCAGAGAATGATTCCTGCCTGCAGCAGACACACTGA